A genomic region of Thermodesulfitimonas autotrophica contains the following coding sequences:
- the rapZ gene encoding RNase adapter RapZ: protein MALPRLVILTGLSGAGKTQALRCLEDHLGFFCVDNLPPSLIPKFADLCARATAPIQRLALVVDIRGGELFKDVFEVLAELDREAIPYEIVFLEASDEALVRRFKESRRPHPLGGELLEAIRKERACLEELRGRAHKVIDTTNLTPHQLKEQLIILFGDGESLRRFRITLLSFGYKYGIPLDADLVIDVRFLPNPHYIARLRPLTGEDQEVKDYVLSSPVTAEFLAKFTSLIEFLIPLYMNEGKSMLTIAVGCTGGRHRSVAIANRLAELLSAKDYQATVRHRDMQRDA from the coding sequence ATGGCGCTTCCCAGGTTGGTAATCCTCACTGGTCTTTCAGGCGCCGGGAAAACCCAGGCGCTCCGGTGCCTGGAAGACCACCTCGGTTTTTTCTGCGTGGACAACCTCCCGCCGTCGCTCATACCCAAGTTCGCCGACCTCTGCGCTCGCGCAACAGCGCCGATCCAGCGCCTGGCACTGGTGGTGGATATACGGGGCGGGGAGCTCTTTAAGGACGTTTTCGAGGTGCTGGCGGAGCTCGACCGGGAAGCGATCCCTTACGAGATTGTTTTTCTCGAAGCGTCCGACGAGGCGCTGGTGCGGCGTTTTAAAGAGTCGCGGCGGCCGCACCCGCTGGGCGGCGAACTGTTGGAAGCAATCCGGAAGGAACGGGCTTGCCTCGAAGAGTTGCGGGGGCGGGCCCACAAGGTAATTGACACCACAAACCTAACACCGCACCAGCTAAAGGAGCAGCTAATCATCCTCTTCGGTGATGGTGAGTCGCTCCGGCGCTTCCGGATTACTTTACTTTCCTTCGGGTACAAGTACGGCATCCCCCTTGACGCCGATCTGGTCATCGATGTCCGCTTTCTCCCGAACCCGCATTATATCGCCCGGTTGCGGCCGCTGACCGGTGAAGACCAAGAAGTTAAGGATTACGTTCTATCTTCCCCTGTAACCGCGGAGTTTCTGGCTAAGTTCACCAGCCTCATTGAGTTTCTTATCCCGCTCTACATGAACGAAGGGAAGAGCATGCTAACCATAGCAGTAGGTTGTACCGGAGGACGGCACCGGTCGGTGGCTATCGCAAACCGCCTGGCGGAGCTCCTTTCAGCGAAGGATTACCAGGCCACGGTGCGGCACCGGGACATGCAACGGGATGCTTAA
- a CDS encoding phosphopentomutase: protein MSLIRKVTIVVLDGTGIGALPDAGRYGDEGSNTLGNLSEAVGGLKVPHLQQLGLGNIGPIKGVPPAAKPVAAWGKMAERSPGKDTTTGHWEIAGVILDRPFPVYPNGFPPEIITAFEERIGRRVLGNKPASGTAIIEELGAEHMRTGYPIVYTSADSVFQIAAHEEVIPVAELYRMCEIARSILTGEHAVARVIARPFVGQPGNFRRTERRHDFSLPPPRPTLLEALTARGYTVAGIGKVSDIFAGRGITQSIPVKNNTENIRRTIEAVREMVPGIVFTNLVDFDTLYGHRNDPVGFARALEEFDAALPELMAAVAPDGVLFITADHGCDPTTPSTDHSREYVPLLVWGPRLREGVALGVRVTFADVAATIAEFFDFTWDVGESFAQLLVSLHKTY from the coding sequence ATGAGTTTAATCCGCAAAGTAACAATCGTAGTTCTTGACGGCACCGGCATCGGCGCCCTGCCCGACGCGGGACGCTATGGAGACGAAGGGAGTAACACCCTTGGTAATCTATCAGAAGCGGTTGGCGGGCTCAAAGTGCCGCACCTCCAGCAGCTTGGTCTCGGCAACATCGGCCCGATAAAGGGCGTGCCGCCGGCAGCAAAGCCCGTGGCGGCCTGGGGCAAGATGGCCGAGCGGTCGCCGGGCAAGGATACTACCACCGGTCACTGGGAAATTGCCGGCGTGATCCTGGACCGCCCGTTTCCCGTTTACCCCAACGGTTTTCCGCCGGAAATCATCACGGCCTTCGAAGAGCGTATCGGCCGCCGGGTCTTGGGGAACAAGCCCGCTTCAGGCACAGCCATCATCGAGGAATTGGGCGCCGAACATATGCGCACCGGCTACCCAATAGTTTACACCTCGGCCGATAGCGTCTTCCAGATTGCAGCGCACGAAGAAGTTATCCCCGTGGCGGAGCTTTACCGGATGTGCGAAATTGCCCGCTCCATCCTTACCGGCGAGCATGCTGTGGCCCGGGTGATTGCCCGGCCCTTTGTGGGACAACCAGGCAACTTCCGGCGCACCGAACGCCGCCATGATTTCTCCCTCCCGCCGCCGCGGCCGACCCTCCTTGAGGCCCTCACCGCGCGCGGTTACACCGTTGCAGGCATCGGAAAAGTTTCCGACATCTTCGCCGGCAGGGGGATAACGCAGAGCATCCCCGTGAAGAACAACACGGAGAACATCCGGCGCACCATCGAGGCGGTGCGGGAGATGGTTCCGGGGATCGTTTTCACCAACCTGGTCGATTTCGATACCCTCTACGGTCACCGCAACGACCCCGTGGGCTTCGCGCGGGCTCTCGAAGAGTTTGATGCGGCCCTGCCGGAGTTGATGGCCGCGGTGGCTCCTGACGGTGTCCTTTTTATCACCGCCGACCACGGTTGCGACCCGACTACGCCCAGTACCGACCACTCGCGGGAGTACGTGCCGCTTTTGGTGTGGGGACCGCGGCTACGCGAGGGCGTTGCCCTCGGGGTGCGGGTCACCTTTGCCGACGTAGCGGCAACAATCGCCGAATTCTTCGATTTTACCTGGGATGTAGGGGAAAGCTTTGCTCAACTCTTGGTTAGTTTACATAAGACTTATTAG